In bacterium, the DNA window CTAGCGTCGTATTTACGAGTTCGGACAGAGGCTTGTTAAGGCCTGCTTGCGTTGAGGCGAGAGAGAACGTGTGAAGTTTTGAAAGATATTTTGTACCTTTGAGTGTTACCGGCCGATCTTCCTGATCGTCTTTCTCCACGATTTAAGAGGACATCACGGCTTCGCGGTAAGTGGAATTATCGTGCGCCAGCCTTTTGAGTTCAAGAACATTCTTGATCTTGAGAACTTCCGCGTTACCACTTCGTTAGAGCTTCTTGCAGAATTAAATTAACCAGGCTCTGTGAGGATATTCAACGCGCCTTTGCTTCCCGCGTTACTCGATCCATCACATCAGGATCCACTCCAACATAGTGATGCCTTGATTCGATCTCCAGCCATATCCCGCACCCTGGGTATCAAGGACGCGCAGGGCCCCAGGATTCAATGAATGCTTCCCTGTTTGTTTTTTTGCTATCTACACTCTAAAATAGAAAAACAGGGGGCGAAAGGACTGATCGAAAACTGATTTCTTGTGTTGGAACTTCGAATTTCTACAGAACCTGAATGGGTGGCATTTGGTTAAAGACGGTCCCTATGTAGGATGATGAGCTTATCAATAAATCGGCTCTACTTTCTCTATCGCGATAAAGCTTGGTCAAGAATTCTGACCTTAGCTATCTTGTGCCTTGTCATCATCAACTGTGCTGGCTTCAGGATACCTCGTCGTGGCGGAGAGGAAGAGCCTCCTGCAGTGTCAAGAATTGTCGATGAGGCCGACCTGGAGGGAAGACAGCGCTCCGAGTTGGCTGAGGAGGCCAATGAACCTGATATTGACCCACTTGATCCTAATGATGGCCTTAGCATCCCTGAGGAGGGAGAGACCGTCCCGCTGGCGGCGCCACCGCCGATGGTTCAGTTTCGAACCGGTACCTATAATGCCTTAGTGATGTCTGCCCAAAAGGCCAAATCGCCTAATACTTTAAGAACTCTCTTTGGGAGCGAGCAGACCTGGGAGAAGGTGTTTGACCTTATGGAATCCCCTTCCATCGATATCGACATTTTAGCCGTTCAAGAGGTGTATTTGAGCACGCTGAAGTTCATTAGACCAGTGAAGCGGACGATTAAAGAAAGAAAAAGCGATCATGAACTGCTTAAAAGGGATGGAATGATAGTGCGAGGCAAATATAAGATTATTAGCGGGAAGAAGGTCTTTGACTTTACCCACAATTATAACTTTCGAGGAACCGCCGAGCAACGGGAAGTGACCCGGACCGAATTCTGCCCGATTATTGTCAACACGGAAGTTCTTACATGTGATGAAGACGGTAACAAAGACATTGACGCAAGACGGAAAATTCACTTTGTCAGGTGCACCGTAAAAGATAGTGAACCGGAACTAAAATTCAAATTTGGCTGCGCACATTTTGCTGCCAATCAAAGGCAGACCGGAGCGAACATTGAGAACACTGGTAGACTTTTGGACAAAAACGGAAAGGTCATCATTGGCGGCGATTTTAATTCAAATGTCTTTGGAGCACTGAAAACAAAATATGAGGAGATCGCCAATCTGGACCGGGATCCTGATACAAAAGCCATGGGAATATTCAGCAAAATCAGCAAAGATGAGAACAGAATCAAAATTCGCAAAAATCCGGCGTTCCTGATCCTGGATGACCTGATTTGGACGATTGGGATGAGAGACTTTTACGTCAAAAACTCAAAGAAAATTGTCGATTTTGGGAAAAAACTTCCTCAAGACGAGCCCTTTTTCCTGCAATACTTTTCTGATCCCGATCACCTCCCGGTGATTGCCGATTTTATGACCATGGCCGGTGCGCAATAAATTAGCGTTTCCTCCTTCGGTTGCCTCGGCCTTTTCTCAATTCGATTCGGGAGCCGGTCCTTTTTACTAATGAAGGTGGAAAGACATCCTTAGGTAAAAAGTCGGCGGCTTCCAATACAGGACGGGTCAGATCAAACAGAGGATCTAGTGGGCTGATATTGAATCGAAACATGAGCTTTTTCCGATCAAGTTCCAGAATAGGGATACGTTCCTTTGATTTTCTCTTTTTCGGAGCCGTCAATAGATCCACAGGTTCAAAAAATGAGGCCCGATTGAGATAGCGCCTTAAATCTTGACGATACCCTCGGGGGAGTCGGCTTTTCGTCTTTGAAGCCAGTCCAGTGATCTCGCTCTGGATCGTGATTAATTCGGACCTCAACTCCTGAAGTCGAGTGATGGCTCGGCTGGCTACCCCTTCAGAAAGCTGGTCCCGACGTTGCTTTGGTAATTCCCGTCTCAGACGTCCCAGCTCATCAAGGACGTTGTGTGTGAGCTTGCTCATCCGCGACAACCACTCCATTTTAATGGGGGCCAGTGGTTTTCCTAACGTCTGGTCTTCTATGTTATTTATTACCGTTCGAGCGTCGTCAATGAGCTTGGCTATTCGCGCCGCTTTTCGGACTCGCACCGCACCTCTGCCTTCCTCTTCGTCTTGAAGACCCAGTTCCTCGATCAGGTCACGAATAATCCGCTCAAGTTCTTTGAGATTATCAGGGGTTGCGAATTCAATGGCATCTTTCCACTCGGCAACGGGATTTAAGAGCGCGAGCAACTGTTCGATAAGTCGCTGGATTTCAATGAGACGGCCCAAAAATTGATCTAATATCAGGCGAAGGACTCTGGCATAAATTTGGAACGCGCGAAGATAAGGCTGCACGAGATCGTCAAATGCTTTTTTGACCATCGTCTGGAATTGATTGATCTCATTGAGAAGCCTTTGCTCTAACGACATAAGTTTTCTTTGAAGAGGGGCCAATGGGGCAAGCAGTCTATTAATCAAAGCCTGAATGGGCGAAAAAAGTTGGCTCAATGCCGACCCGACAGCGGCTATTGCGTCGAGCAGTGGACCAAGCAACGCCTCTACTGCTTGCACAAGAAAAACCGCGAGCTGGGCGAATGATACAGCCAGACGCCAACTGAAACTCGCCTGACGTAGTGCCACATTTAGAAGTGAAATCGTCGTATTAAGGTTACGAATCTGTCTATTAACGTCTCGAAGCTGCACAACCAGACTTCCGAATCGATTAATATAAGGCTCCACTTGATCCAAGATTTGGGTAAGGCGCCGCTTGTAGGAATCGGGGAGCGGGGGTTCGATGATATCCTGCTGAGATGCTAAGATGCGTGCCGCCCAAAGGGTCCGATTAACAGCGGAGTTTATCGGTTGAAATTGAAGGTCGATGACACGCACAAAGGGTTCCAAGTCCTCGACAGCCATCTTGAATCTTTTCACTCCTGGCCGAACCAATGTGATGCCCACTCTTAAAAATCTCACTACGATCCTAAGGCTCGCTATAATGCCTTGAATAGCTGCTGCGATGGCCGGCCCAAATCTCGGAATCGTTCTGAGACTTGTGCCAATGCGTCCGCGGGCGAGGTTCAATATACCCAAAAGATTGTTTATGATTCCTAGTGAGCTCCTCGCATCATCTAGAAGATCCAAGGTTTCGTCTGCGTTCTGAACAAGCTCTTTCGATAAGTCTAGGGTCGCCTGATATTCGTCGATCAACGTTTCGAGCGTTCGATTGACCCGCTCCGCATTTGCTAAGGCCCTCCGAAAAATCATGACTTATCCTAAGTTAGAATTTGCGGTCTCGGATACTGTAACACGATCCATAACGGTCAAAAGTATTTGGCTTGGTCCCTCAACCTCTCGTTGCTGAAATTCTCTTGTGTTTGTTATAAGAAATTGTTTTTTCCCTGATCATATGGAACGTGTGAAAATCGTCACATACCCAGGCCATCAACTTCAAGTGTATCCCGAATTCTTGCCATACGGCAAGAATTCGGGATATAGAGACTGCAGAATGGCCTTAGCAGATATTGACATTCGAGTATCCTTTATAACAGGGCGACCCATCATGACGTCGGTCGGGAATTGACTCAATTAATGGGTGCTCCATATGGATGCTCCAATTGATTAGCTGCCACCTGCAATTTTATGTCAGACCCCGAGTTCTTTATAGAAATAATCGCTGATTCGAGCTTTGGAATGTTTCGTGAATTAAGGTAGCAACCTCACCGGGTTAAGGAAATCCATTTTTCTGCACGCCGGCCTGACAAATTCAGTTTCCCCAAATGGTACTGTTCTCCGCGTTTTTGCGCGTTCTTATCTGTTAGGCGGATCAACAGACGGGGGCATTTGTATGACACGAAGGCATTTTTGTGGGCGTTTTCTTTATCACGCTACTGCGTTCATTATCCTGTTCCTTCTCTCCAGTAAATCCTACGCGGACCTGGCGATACCAAACTTTTGCCAGGTTCTTCGTTGTGATGCTGGTGGAAAGAATTGCGAAGAAACGTTAGAGAACTGCACTGTCGTCGAACAGAAATATCTACCGCCCGTCAAGCAAACCAAATTCATTCCTGTCCCCGGCCAACAGGGGAATAACCCTTCTCCGCCTGGTAACCTGGGTTCTGGTAGTACGCCCGGCGATTTCGATGGAGCACCGATTGGAGAACCCATCCTCCCCAATGGTGAGATGTTTTTTCAAAAAACAGATTTTAGTTTTCCAGGTTTTGGACCGGATCTTGTTTTCACACGAACCTATCGCAGTCATGCTGATTATTTGGGAGTTCTTGGTCACGGGTGGAGCTTCAATCTTGAAAAAAGAATTTACTCGGCGAAAAGAGATACGGGATACTGCGGATATAGTTACTTTCTAGTGGACGGACAACTGGGCATGGCGGAGTTCAATTCATCATATAAGCCTGTAGAACCGGGAATTGGTCTCACGTGAAAGCTTGAAGTGGATCGCATCAAATCGAAAAGCGTTTTGATTATGAAAGATGGTTCCGGTTTGGAATATGTCTTTTCTACCACACGGGACGAAAATAATGAGCTTCTGCCCTGGTACCCCCTCACAGCGATTCGGGACAATCTTGGGCATCAAATCACTATTTGAATGGGCGCAGGGACGTTACGGTTTTGAACATCCCATGATACTCAGCGTCACCGATACCACAGGACGAAAAATTCACTTCACTTACCGGAAGGTTGAGCTCAAAGACAATGATGGAAACATTGTCCGCGAAGACAATTTTCTGGATTCCATTTTCTACCACGTAGAAGTGCCGGACATTTATGAAGAGTCCGGATCCAATGAACAGTGGTTTGAAACCCGTTATTTGTTGAAGTTCGATATTGATCTTGAACCGGCATCCCCCGGTTACGGCGAACTGAGACAGGTAATCGATGCGAATGGCAACGGCGAACGCTACGGATATTTGAACGGTTTCTTCGCTCCTCAGAAAGATGTTGTGAATTATTGGAACTTTGTTGCTGATACTTTGCCAACGACCATTGCAAACAGGAAATGCAAGAGGGAATGTTCACCCCGCGATCCAATGAACACATGTACGAATATCGATATATGCGTTCCGCATTACTGCACGGATTGGTACAACAGAACCGTAGAGAGTTGTCGCAGAGGTTGCGCAAACGTTTGCTACAACGGAGGGGAATTGCATTGCTATGAGGATTGTTTGTTCGATTGCAGTAATAACTGGCTTTACCGTCAGATTCTTGATAATTGCAAAGAAAATTACGTAAAGTATCTTCGCCCCTACTGTCAAAATTATTCTGTTGACTCCTGCTATAGCCGCTGCCTGGATGAGCATTTGGTAAAAGACGGCAATGGCGATTGGAGATATTGGTATGGGGACTGGACCTATCTCAATCACAATTTAACCACGATTCATGATGCCGAGGGCCGTCTGGTAATCAAGAATAAGTTTGGAATGGATCCAACAATTATTTCCTTTGATCGAGTCATTGACCAACAACTGGGAGAACTGGATCTTCCTGAAAAGCATATTCGGCTGGAATACCACGACCTTCCTCTGGAACAAGAATGGGCAAATCATCAAGGCTATAAAATCTTTGACCACATCATTCCCTGGCCCGCCAGTCATGCCAATTCTCAATTTGTTCAAGATTTTGATCACTTTGATTCTGTAAACATTTGTCCCTGATGACGGCGCAGGCGGAGTCGGTGCTTTACAGATCAATAAAGGGGCCGCTGCAGCTCCTCAATTGCCCGTCCTTGCCACGGTCGTTTACGATCTTTATGACTCAGTTCGGACGCTCTATCTGGACAAGAATCAACGGGTTTTACGCGAAGTGTTATTTACTCCGGATCAGCAGAATCCGCAACAATACGTCGCCTATGAATCTACCGATTACAATTTTAACCCTCATAACGGCTCCCTCAATCGCGGTATCGCGTATCCGGTACCTGATCAGGCACAACCATTGGCTCGGAAAAGAGTCTGCACCATCACAAGCAACTCTATTCTGGAGGTCAACAATCCTTTCGATCTTCCTGAACGTATCTGGGTTTTCCCCGCCCCGGGGTTTGAGGGGGAGCAAAATCCAAAACTAGTCAAACTTCAACATAATAGTGAGGGTCAAATCCAGGATCTCTATTCAGGTGGATTATCTTCTGAATCAACTCATCTGAATTTCTTGCGAGAAACAGAGGACCCACTTTCCAGAATCGCTCAGATTAAAGCCGATGTAGGAAATGGGAAAGACCCGGTAGTCACGCAGTTCTACTATGACAATCCTGCTGATATTTACCCAAAAGACGTCGTGAGTACCGACGGTTCCTGGGCTCACATTTGGGATA includes these proteins:
- a CDS encoding DUF6531 domain-containing protein, producing the protein MTRRHFCGRFLYHATAFIILFLLSSKSYADLAIPNFCQVLRCDAGGKNCEETLENCTVVEQKYLPPVKQTKFIPVPGQQGNNPSPPGNLGSGSTPGDFDGAPIGEPILPNGEMFFQKTDFSFPGFGPDLVFTRTYRSHADYLGVLGHGWSFNLEKRIYSAKRDTGYCGYSYFLVDGQLGMAEFNSSYKPVEPGIGLT